The following are encoded together in the Tetrapisispora phaffii CBS 4417 chromosome 5, complete genome genome:
- the TPHA0E03210 gene encoding uncharacterized protein (similar to Saccharomyces cerevisiae RNR4 (YGR180C) and RNR2 (YJL026W); ancestral locus Anc_5.179), with protein MAPPKETPSKVAASALSDLELKDSKANLGKTLDALKENKFDEEALQLRLSKAAEEHKQFMAKHRVQRHKLKELEKSEPLLVEDDSRKVLYPIKYPDVYEAYKRAEASFWTAEEIDLGKDLHDWNNRMNENEKFFISRVLAFFAASDGIVNENLTENFSVEAKIPEAKLFYGFQIMIENIHSETYSLLIDTYVKDPKESQFLFNAIETIPQIKEKAEWALRWINDSEALFAERLVAFAAIEGVFFSGSFASIFWLKKRGLMPGLTFSNELICRDEGLHTDFACILFSHIKNKPSPEIVEKIVTEAVEIEKRYFLDALPVSLLGMNADLMNQYVEFVADRLLVAFGNKKYFKVENPFDFMENISLAGKTNFFEKRVSDYQFAGVISKSSNTESENPFSLEEDF; from the coding sequence ATGGCTCCTCCAAAAGAAACGCCTTCAAAGGTTGCTGCTTCAGCTTTATCTGATTTGGAATTGAAAGATTCAAAGGCAAATTTAGGTAAGACCCTAGATGctttaaaagaaaacaaattcGATGAAGAAGCTTTGCAATTAAGATTATCGAAAGCTGCCGAAGAACATAAGCAATTCATGGCTAAACATAGAGTCCAGAGACATAAATTGAAGGAACTGGAAAAATCAGAACCTTTACTGGTGGAGGATGACTCTAGAAAGGTTCTTTACCCAATTAAGTATCCAGACGTCTACGAAGCCTACAAGAGAGCTGAAGCCTCCTTTTGGACTGCTGAAGAAATCGATTTGGGTAAGGATTTGCACGATTGGAATAACAGAATGAATGAGAATGAAAAGTTCTTCATTTCGAGAGTCTTGGCTTTCTTTGCTGCTTCTGACGGTATTGTCAACGAAAATTTAACCGAGAATTTCTCCGTTGAGGCTAAGATTCCAGAAGCTAAATTGTTCTACGGTTTCCAAATCATGATTGAAAACATTCACTCGGAAACTTACTCACTATTGATCGATACTTATGTCAAGGATCCAAAAGAATCTCAATTCTTATTCAACGCAATCGAAACCATCCCgcaaattaaagaaaaagcCGAATGGGCACTAAGATGGATCAACGACTCAGAAGCTTTGTTTGCTGAAAGACTGGTAGCTTTTGCTGCTATTGAAGGTGTCTTCTTCTCAGGTTCCTTCGCCTCTATCTTTTGGTTAAAGAAGAGAGGTTTAATGCCAGGTTTGACTTTCTCCAATGAATTGATCTGCAGAGATGAAGGTTTGCACACGGACTTTGCCTGCATATTATTCAGtcatattaaaaataaaccaTCTCCAGAGATTGTCGAAAAAATCGTCACCGAAGCtgttgaaattgaaaaaagatatttctTGGATGCTTTACCAGTTTCTTTACTAGGTATGAATGCTGATTTAATGAACCAATACGTCGAATTCGTCGCTGATAGACTATTGGTTGCATTCGGTAACAAAAAATACTTTAAGGTTGAAAATCCATTCGATTTCATGGAAAACATTTCCTTAGCAGGTAAGACCAATTTCTTCGAAAAGAGAGTTTCAGATTATCAATTTGCTGGTGTTATTTCCAAATCATCAAACACAGAATCAGAAAACCCATTCTCtttagaagaagatttcTAA
- the TPHA0E03220 gene encoding uncharacterized protein, with amino-acid sequence MSSITEFFAEHKAKRHLLKESQKDEVILIENHRRFVLFPIKYHEVYDAYKQREALFWTAEELDFTKDIENFNGEEISEDEKEYITRLLALFASNDMDKLNLTENLSAEVQIPEAKCFYGFQIMLDNIHQEVYSLIIDAIIKDNGKRVSMFDDLKKLSNINDKLEYAKTWFENEDHLFGEKLIAFAAVQGIFSLAAYASIFSPKGGKLFPGLQKGVQNMFRDRALHTDFQSLMYAHLKHDVDPVVVNRIITDAVKIEKASLKDTLPIEKFGLKIAEMEQLIEHVADFLLVSFGAEKEYNVANPFPFMEKVAIPGNTNSFAKKVADYHKASDIAQTSTNEKKDGEANFSMTEDF; translated from the coding sequence ATGTCTAGTATCACTGAATTTTTTGCCGAGCATAAAGCTAAACGTCATTTACTTAAAGAGTCGCAAAAGGATGAGGTTATTTTAATCGAGAACCATCGCAGATTCGTCTTATTTCCAATCAAATATCATGAAGTATATGATGCTTACAAGCAACGTGAAGCTTTGTTTTGGACTGCTGAAGAATTAGATTTTACCAAGGATATTGAAAACTTCAATGGTGAAGAAATTAGTGAAGATGAAAAGGAATATATCACTAGATTATTAGCATTATTTGCTTCCAATGACATGGACAAATTAAACTTGACTGAGAACTTATCTGCTGAAGTACAGATCCCAGAAGCCAAATGTTTCTATGGTTTTCAAATCATGTTGGACAATATCCATCAAGAAGTTTActctttaataattgatgCTATTATCAAGGACAACGGTAAGAGAGTTTCCATGTTCGATGacttaaagaaattgagCAACATCAATGACAAATTAGAATACGCCAAGACTTGGTTTGAAAACGAGGACCATTTATTCGGCGAAAAACTAATTGCTTTTGCTGCAGTCCAAGGTATCTTCTCCCTTGCTGCATACGCCAGTATCTTTTCTCCAAAGGGTGGCAAGTTATTCCCAGGCCTCCAAAAGGGTGTCCAAAACATGTTCAGAGACCGTGCCCTACACACCGATTTCCAAAGTTTGATGTACGCCCATTTGAAACATGACGTCGACCCAGTTGTTGTGAATAGAATCATTACTGATGCAGTCAAGATCGAAAAGGCCTCGTTAAAAGATACATTACCAATTGAGAAGTTTGGTTTGAAAATAGCCGAGATGGAACAATTAATTGAACATGTAGCCGATTTCTTATTGGTATCCTTTGGTGCcgaaaaagaatataacGTGGCTAATCCATTCCCATTCATGGAAAAAGTTGCAATTCCAGGTAACACCAACTCATTTGCCAAAAAAGTGGCTGACTACCATAAAGCCAGTGACATTGCTCAGACATCTACCAACGAGAAGAAAGACGGTGAAGCTAACTTCTCTATGACTGAAGATTTTTAA